actgcagtacacattttaaacactaggggtcagagttacactGTTGAGACACATGAAGTTATATTAACGCTTAAGAGATTTGTATACTTTCGATTAATGAAGATAACAAATTCAACCAGGATAAAGACACATAACATATAgaccaggggtgtccaaagtgcgggccgagggccatttgcggcccttgaggggattttttacGGCccgtatttttttttacaaataaagtagaacaaagaaatctaaatatttgatttccttttattaaagggtttctttagtgagccttttgattctgatctacaaagccttactatttttaaaactatattttaaaaaacaaaacctgtggcccgcaagcgattctaacacgacaattttggcccgcaagaaaaaaagtttggacaccaccgATATAGACTCTCTGAAATGTCATGAGTAACtctgtaaaaactgaaaattagACTTCAGGCTTCCGGTTGTTTTAGCAGCCTGGTGTTGCTGAACGTTCAGACAGATACATGCAGATCTAATGAGAGGctgctgtctccctctctgcccacagagcagcagctggtctggacgtgtgtgtgtgtgtgtgtgtgtgtgtgtgtgtgtgtgtgcgcagaatgacgacaggtgagcagcaggtGTGTATATCGGGCCCACACAGACTTTATTAGGTTTATTTCAGGTGTTAGTTGAGTCCAACAGGAGATAGAAAATCCTTCACATGTTGGAAGACTGAGGTCTAACTGAGCGGCTCTAAACGTCCCGCAGCTTCAGGACGGTTTCATTAATACAGTGAGGATtagggggggtgaggggggggcgaggaggaggagctgctaGTGCTGCGTTCACTTCTGCTCGGGCATCAGGTCGTCGATGCTCTCTCCGCCTTCCAGACGTTTCTCCATCTCCACCAGCAGGTTGACTCCGTCCACCACCATCTGCACCAGCTCCACCTCTGAGAAGCCCAGACGGTCCGCGTTTGAGATGTCAAAGACTCCGCCCACCGCCGCCGTGTCCACGCcgcctgagacacacacacacaggaagtgatgtcacagggTCAGGTACAGTACATcagagtgtgtttacctgttcatatgtgtgtgtgtgtgtgtgtgtgttacctgtgtgtgtgtgtgttacctgttcatatgtgtgtgtgtgtgtgtgtgttacctgttcatatgtgtgtgtgtgtgtgtgtgttacctgtgtgtgtgtgtgtgtgttacctgtgtgtgtgtgtgtgtgttacctgtgtgtgtgtgtgtgtgtgtgtgtgtgtgtgtgttacctgtgtgtgtatgtgtgtgtgttacctgtgtgtgtatgtgtgtgtgttacctgtgtgtgtgtgtgtgttacctgtgtgtatgtgtgtgtgttacctgtgtgtgtgtgtgtgtgtgtgtgtgtgtgttacctgtgtgtgtgtgtgtgtgtgtgtgtgtgtgtgtgttacctgtgtgtgtgtgtgtgtgtgtgttacctgtgtgtatgtgtgtgtgttacctgtgtgtgtgtgtgtgtgtgttacctgtgtgtgtgtgtgtgttacctgtgtgtgtgtgtgtgtgtgtgtgtgtgtgttacctgtgtgtgtgtgtgtgtgtgtgtgtgtgtgtgttacctgtgtgtgtgtgtgtgtgtgtgtgtgtgtgtgttacctgtgtgtgtgtgtgttacctgtgtgtgtatgtgtgtgtgttacctgtgtgtgtgtgtgtgtgtgtgtgttacctgtgtgtgtgtgtgtgtgtgtgtgtgtgtgttacctgtgtgtgtgtgtgtgtgtgtgtgtgtgtgtgtgtgtgtgttacctgtgtgtgtgtgtgtgttacctgtgtgtgtgtgtgtgttacctgtgtgtgtgtgtgtgtgtgtgtgttacctgtgtgtgtgtgtgtgtgtgtgtgtgtgttacctgtgtgtgtgtgtgtgtgttacctgtgtgtgtgtgtgtgtgtgtgtgtgtgtgttacctgtgtgtgtgtgtgtgtgtgtgtgtgtgttacctgtgtgtgtgtgtgtgtgtgtgtgtgtgtgtgtgtgtgtgttacctgtgtgtgtgtgtgtgtgtgtgtgtgtgtgtgtgtgtgtgtgtgtgtgtgtgtgttacctgtgtgtgtgtgtgtgtgtgttacctgtgtgtgtgtgtgtgtgtgtgtgtgtgtgttacctgtgtgtgtgtgtgtgtgtgtgtgtgtgtgtgtgtgtgtgtgtgtgtgtgtgtgtgtgtgttacctgtgtgtgtgtgtgtgtgtgtgtgtgtgtgttacctgtgtgtgtgtgtgtgtgtgtgtgtgtgtgtgtgtgtgtgtgtgtgtgttacctgtgtgtgtgtgtgtgtgtgtgtgtgtgtgtgtgtgtgtgttacctgtgtgtatgtgtgtgtgttacctatgtgtgtgtgtgtgtgtgtgtgtgtgtgtgtgtgttacctgtgtgtgtgtgtgtgtgtgtgtgtgtgtgtgtgtgtgtgtgttacctgtgccTCTCTTCTGCAGTCTCAGCCTCTTCAGGATCTCTCCAAACTTGTCGTGCTTGCTCACGTTGGGCAGCTTGACGTGGACGCCGGCCCTCAGTCCGGTGCCCAGGTTTGATGGACAGGTGAGCACGTAGCCCAGGTGCTCGTTCCACATGAACTCATGCCCTCGGTCCTTAAACAGACTCTCGATCTaccagggggagagagagagagagaggtgaggatgccactctgtgatgtcacactagcaaacaggaagtgggtgTGTACCTTGGTGAGGCCAGTGCAGAAGCGGGTGAACACCTCCCTCATGTTCCCTCCTTTCTGCATGCTGATGACGCGCAGGTGATCCTCCTCGTTCACCCACACCAGGAAGGTCTTGTTGTCGTTGTGCCTGCAGGCGAAACCGAGGGATTAATCccagagaaacaggaagtgaccgtAACACGCCATGCCTGTGtctgtgacatcataaaaataCATCAGAGGCCGCAGTGCTCACCAGATGCCACGGCCGTCGGGCCAGTCACGGGCCATCCCGGACGCCAGCAGCAGGGGGGAGACGGGCttatcaaacaggaagtggtcatcgatcagctgctgctgttcttcCTCCGTCATGTTCTTCAGGGCGTAGTACTTCCCCTTCAGGTCCCCGTCCAGGACGTCCAGACCTGAGGACATAACGGGTACGTTAACCCAACACCACGACTGTCAGGACGTCTGCTGCCTGACAGGCGGAACTcagggaaaacaaacaacacgaCTTTCAAGAAAACAATTATTTCTACAAAATAAGACGATTTAAATTAAAGAAGGCTCTTAATGTGAAAGGTAAGATTATATCctaaacaaacagacatctgATCTTATATTTATTTGATCTCTGTGTTTCATCAGATTTGAAGAAGAACTTGTTTCCTTCTTCTAAACATGAATAATTCATCCTGATGAAGCTGCTGCGCTCAGacagcagggggcgccagaGAGTCGAGTCTGCCGCGCCGGTTCAGTCCGGTTCAGTTGGACTTCTCTTCAGTCTGATTTGAATATAAAAAGAGGTTTTAGTCTGAGCCTCATTAAGAGTCTCAGCAGGACGACTCACAGCTCACAGTTACATAACAGTGTGCTGCGTTCACTGACACGCTCACTGAGGCatgatgcatgatgggaaagtGTCTAAATAAAGCAGCAGTGTAAATAAAAGCAGACTAATGAATACTCTTCATAATTTACCTCAGGGAGTCAGCAGTAGAAGAAAACCTCTGTTCAAAGAGGGTCCCTGAACGCACCGTTAGTGTTTACAGAGAGGTAATTATAAACTGAACCAGAAGAAGACTCTGACCTCTACAGTGTAAACAATAATATAAAGATATattcatgtttgtgcatgtagaTAAGAAAACAGAACTTTTCTATATTCAGGATAAAGTTATAAATGTCTCAGGTCACAGATTTAAGGTAACCATCTGAATGTGTTGACTTCATTGGTCAAACACGAGTTAGAATAAGGCAGGTGATggactgacaggaagtgatgtcatacTTTCGATTGAGAGGTTCTCGATGGCGCGGCGTTCTCCGCGGCTGCAGTGTGGCGGCAGACAGAAGCCACGGATGCTCCGCCCAGTCCGGACCCTGGAGCTCAGGACGTAGTTTGGATCCAGATCATCTCCACCCTGAGAGAACAGCAGAGAACGGGAAAGTCAGTAGAACCCAACAGTAGATTCCAACAGTGGAACCCAAAATTAAAACCCAACATTAGAACCTCAACATCAAAACTCGACAATGTAACTAAGCATTAAAACCCAATATTAGAACCCATTAGTAGAACCCATCAGTGGACTCTAACAGGGGGACTCAAGAGGCGAGCCAAGTAGTAGAACCCATCCGTGGAACCCAACATTAGTGGAACCCAACATTAGAACCCATTAGTAGAACCCAACAGGGGGACTCAACAGGGGAGCCAAGTAGTAGAACCCATTAGTGGAACCCAATATTAGAACCCAACATTAGAACCCATTAGTAGAACCCATCAGTGGAACCCAACATTAGAACCCATTAGTGGAACCCAACAGGGGGACTCAACAGGGGGACTCAACAGGGGAGCCAAGTAGTAGAACCCATCAGTGGAACCCAACATTAGTGGAACCCAACATTAGAACCCATTAGTGGAACCCAACAGGGGGACTCAACAGGGGAGCCAAGTAGTAGAACCCATCAGTGGAACCCAACATTAGAACCCATCAGTGGAACCCAACATTAGAACCAAGCAGTCCTGCAGGGTTCAGGGTTCTGGTCCTGTCAGAGCCAGTTTATTCAGATCTTTAAAGATGGATTTAAATTAGTCTCAAAGGAACGAGCCAAATAGACGTCAAGATGTCCAAAAAAGACCTACAGGAGCCAAGAAGGGACAATTCCAGGCGACTAGACCTTACATCAAAGATAAGGGGAATCCTAGGGATTGTAGGGTCAGGATTGTGGCTGGTTTTCCTGTTTCTggttgtttacctgcaggtttTCAAAGTTCAGGTCGGTCTTGTGTTTGTCTGATGGTTTGTACCCTCCGTGGCGGTCTTCGATCACTGGGTCCAGGAGCTCTTTGAACACCTCGTATGTTTCCTCGTCTCCGGCGACGCAGCCCACCGTCATGATGAAAGGGTGACCTGCAGGAACAGGACATGTCTTTATGAGTTTGGCTTTGGAGGGACTGTATTGAGAATAACTTCATTTTTGTTTGACTTGATGTCTGCCACACGTCGTGGGAGAGAGCCTTTGTACAAATTCTGCTAAATCCATCAAGCTGGATTTGATTTGGAGGATCAGGGGATCAGACGGCAGGTGCACGTCACTTCCCTGTGGAGGAATTAACGAGCAAAATTAACCTGATCTAACAAGTCAATCCAATTAAAGAGTTTATATCAAGCAGCAGCTGAACTTCAGAATAGATCGTTTCTGTGAAGGTGAACACCAACCCACAGAGCTTCCTGGTTGGGCTGAGGGCCTACATAGAGTGCTGGACGGGGTTACCTGGATCTGAGGGTTGAACATGGTTATCAAGGGTCACAACTGTTGCTGTTGTTACCTACGTCTGAGGGTTCATATGTGGCTAAAGCGTGTTACCTGTATCTGGGTGTTTTACCTGTTGTGACTGTAACCTGTCTCTGAGGGTTGTCACCTGCTATTGTTGTAGTCTGTTGGGGGTTGCTACTAGTCTTGGGTGTTACTTGTggttgtttcctgtttctgagTGTTATTACCTGGGTTGTCGACTCCAGTCTGGATGGTGTCGTCCAGGGTGAATCCGCTGGGCGTCTCCTTGTCCCTCAGGTTGGCGTACATTTCGGGCGTGAGCACCTTGGCCATGTGGTTGTTGTGCTGGCTGAGGTCGGGGAACTCCTGCTCGGCGGAGTAGTTCATCTTCAGCTTGTTGTGGGTATTTCCGAAAGGCATGATGACGTCGGGCTGACCTGAAAGCAGAACGCCATCAAACATAAGTGGTCTGTTGTTTACATCAGAAACTCTTTTGATATCACAGAAAGCTGTTTAAGATCAcagctatccatccatcatctataccgCTTCATCCCACTTGGGgtcgcggggggctggagctgatcccagctgtcattgggtgagaagcggggttacaccctggactgttcaccagccaatcacagggctgacatatagagacagacaacctgacacactcacacctacgggcaattaagagtcagcagttaacctaacgagcatgtctttgaacAGTATACATCCTCCATCATAAGTATACATCCTCCATCAAGTATACATCCTCCATCATAAGTATACATCCTCCATCATAAGTATACATCCTCCATCATAAGTATACATCCTCCATCAAGTATACATTCTCCATCATAAGTATACATCCTCCATCAAGTATACATCCTCCATCATAAGTATACATCCTCCATCATAAGTATACATCCTCCATCATAAGTATAC
The Labrus mixtus chromosome 12, fLabMix1.1, whole genome shotgun sequence genome window above contains:
- the LOC132985457 gene encoding creatine kinase B-type-like is translated as MFDGVLLSGQPDVIMPFGNTHNKLKMNYSAEQEFPDLSQHNNHMAKVLTPEMYANLRDKETPSGFTLDDTIQTGVDNPGHPFIMTVGCVAGDEETYEVFKELLDPVIEDRHGGYKPSDKHKTDLNFENLQGGDDLDPNYVLSSRVRTGRSIRGFCLPPHCSRGERRAIENLSIESLDVLDGDLKGKYYALKNMTEEEQQQLIDDHFLFDKPVSPLLLASGMARDWPDGRGIWHNDNKTFLVWVNEEDHLRVISMQKGGNMREVFTRFCTGLTKIESLFKDRGHEFMWNEHLGYVLTCPSNLGTGLRAGVHVKLPNVSKHDKFGEILKRLRLQKRGTGGVDTAAVGGVFDISNADRLGFSEVELVQMVVDGVNLLVEMEKRLEGGESIDDLMPEQK